The Mycolicibacterium smegmatis genome has a window encoding:
- a CDS encoding galactitol-1-phosphate 5-dehydrogenase codes for MTTEAPTPTTVVAPPALPASMTAAVMYAPGDIRVEQAPVPRPGPGEVLLKVAACGVCGSDIPRMLRNGGYVMPIICGHEFSGWVVELGDGVEGFDIGELVSVPPLIPCRRCDFCAKGEFGLCENYDYFGSRSDGAYAQYVVSPVGNLLKLPAGIDPRAAAMLDPAAIALHGLWKTGLRAGHRVLVIGAGPIGLFAIQWAKLHGADQVVAVDLSEEKAAMARQAGATDAVQDAEDARAIGGRGFDIVLESAGVPATADMAANLTGPHGHAVFVGIPHAPVTLEKDTFNKFMRLETSLHGSWNSFSAPFPGDEWRTAARMMAAGKLKWEFMITHELGLSELPRMMQQLGDRSIFSSKVLFVPNEV; via the coding sequence ATGACAACCGAGGCCCCCACCCCGACCACCGTGGTGGCGCCACCTGCCCTGCCCGCGAGCATGACCGCGGCCGTCATGTACGCGCCGGGGGACATCCGCGTCGAGCAGGCGCCGGTGCCGCGTCCCGGGCCAGGTGAGGTGCTGCTCAAGGTGGCGGCCTGCGGCGTCTGCGGGTCCGACATCCCGCGGATGCTGCGCAACGGCGGTTACGTGATGCCCATCATCTGCGGGCACGAGTTCTCCGGATGGGTCGTCGAACTCGGGGACGGTGTCGAGGGATTCGACATCGGCGAACTCGTGTCCGTGCCCCCGCTCATCCCGTGCCGCCGCTGCGACTTCTGCGCCAAGGGCGAGTTCGGGCTCTGCGAGAACTACGACTACTTCGGCAGCAGATCCGACGGCGCATACGCCCAGTACGTCGTCAGCCCGGTCGGCAACCTCCTGAAACTGCCTGCCGGTATCGACCCCCGCGCCGCAGCCATGCTCGATCCCGCGGCGATCGCGCTGCACGGCCTGTGGAAGACCGGTCTGCGCGCCGGACACCGCGTGCTGGTGATCGGCGCCGGGCCGATCGGGCTCTTCGCGATCCAGTGGGCCAAACTGCACGGCGCTGACCAGGTCGTGGCCGTCGACCTCAGCGAGGAGAAAGCAGCCATGGCCCGCCAAGCCGGCGCGACCGACGCGGTGCAGGATGCCGAGGACGCGCGCGCCATCGGCGGACGCGGCTTCGACATCGTGCTCGAATCGGCCGGCGTTCCCGCGACCGCGGACATGGCCGCCAACCTCACCGGCCCACACGGACACGCGGTCTTCGTGGGCATCCCGCACGCGCCGGTGACCTTGGAGAAGGACACCTTCAACAAGTTCATGCGCTTGGAGACCAGCCTGCACGGCTCGTGGAACTCCTTCTCGGCGCCGTTCCCGGGCGACGAGTGGCGCACCGCGGCGCGCATGATGGCAGCAGGAAAGCTCAAGTGGGAGTTCATGATCACCCATGAGCTGGGCCTGTCCGAGCTGCCGCGGATGATGCAGCAACTCGGTGACCGCTCGATCTTCTCGTCCAAGGTTCTGTTCGTACCCAACGAGGTCTGA
- a CDS encoding sugar ABC transporter substrate-binding protein — protein MSFAKALSGIALGAAMALSFTGCSVPGDDAAQNAPVVDGALKIGFSQATQQSPFYVALTDAAKAEAQAQGDELFYADANGDITKQNNDVQDLITRGINVLVINPVDPKGVTPSLAAAEAAGIKVVTVDRPVESGAASFVGRDNKAMGELVGKAAVDTLGPDGGKIIEIQGDAGGAVARDRRDGFQAAVSGRPNITIVEGPYCDYIRSKAVTAMQDLLQAHPDLKGVYAQNDDMALGAMQVLAENNRTDVKVFGVDGLMEAVRAIADGDQYVATALNDPDAEGRLAIQTAAKVARGESVPEFVDAGTGLVDKSNASALVGESTFAAE, from the coding sequence GTGAGCTTCGCAAAAGCCCTATCAGGAATCGCTCTCGGGGCTGCCATGGCACTGTCTTTCACCGGCTGCTCCGTGCCAGGTGACGATGCGGCCCAGAACGCGCCTGTGGTGGACGGCGCCCTGAAGATCGGCTTCAGCCAGGCGACCCAGCAGAGCCCGTTCTATGTCGCGCTCACCGATGCGGCCAAGGCCGAGGCACAGGCACAGGGCGACGAACTGTTCTACGCCGACGCCAACGGCGACATCACCAAGCAGAACAACGACGTCCAGGATCTGATCACGCGCGGCATCAACGTGCTCGTGATCAACCCGGTCGACCCGAAGGGAGTCACCCCCTCGCTCGCCGCGGCCGAGGCAGCGGGCATCAAGGTCGTCACCGTCGACCGCCCCGTCGAATCCGGCGCGGCGTCGTTCGTGGGCCGCGACAACAAGGCGATGGGCGAACTCGTCGGCAAAGCCGCCGTCGACACGCTCGGGCCCGACGGCGGCAAGATCATCGAGATCCAGGGCGACGCGGGCGGTGCGGTGGCCCGCGACCGCCGCGACGGATTCCAGGCGGCGGTGTCGGGCCGGCCCAACATCACCATCGTGGAAGGCCCGTACTGCGACTACATCAGGTCCAAGGCCGTCACCGCCATGCAGGACCTGTTGCAGGCCCATCCGGATCTCAAGGGCGTCTACGCCCAGAACGACGACATGGCGCTCGGCGCCATGCAGGTGCTGGCCGAGAACAACCGCACCGACGTCAAGGTTTTCGGCGTGGACGGCCTCATGGAGGCCGTGCGGGCCATCGCCGACGGTGACCAGTACGTCGCCACGGCCCTCAACGACCCCGACGCCGAAGGCCGTTTGGCCATCCAGACCGCGGCCAAGGTCGCCCGCGGCGAGTCTGTTCCCGAATTCGTCGACGCCGGAACGGGTCTGGTCGACAAGTCCAACGCATCCGCTCTGGTCGGTGAGTCGACTTTCGCCGCCGAGTAG